In bacterium YEK0313, one genomic interval encodes:
- a CDS encoding putative permease YjgP/YjgQ family protein, with protein sequence MRPRQDIVGETAAPRGPAWRDAWTPRGADRSHRFPRQQARRIARDVALQVGLVLLLIECIFVSEKLISGLLEEVLKIQAPLSKTLVMMAALLPEVFELALPTAVLIAVYRVALAMREDREFLMLSSLGIPPHGLIRLVLVLGLGAQLATVFIGGFIDPLSRYAFRLVMFTAQYDALAGNTVSANRLFETRVGTVVVTPRAGGEGRPRLFVRQEDGPDRERVVVANGASLTGPSETGRVSLHLYDFSVDEFASPRAEVPRTGRPSTAPISSLRGSSTQQTLVINDVVPFDPRSRNVAELTTGELLFSAGTNDGHRLELGKRIGRSLLCLLAPLIAILALSFTTRFNQAFVLPLACAGLMATEIVGTVALGGLAAPGGPLGGSVLAMLAFLAVMAALLAYAMTRFAALRSSAIARPGLSRS encoded by the coding sequence ATGCGGCCGCGCCAGGATATCGTCGGAGAGACCGCCGCCCCGCGCGGCCCCGCCTGGCGTGATGCGTGGACGCCGCGCGGCGCCGACCGGTCGCACCGCTTCCCGCGGCAGCAGGCCCGGCGCATCGCCCGCGACGTCGCCCTGCAGGTCGGGCTGGTCCTCTTGCTGATCGAGTGCATTTTCGTCTCCGAAAAGCTTATTTCCGGCCTGCTGGAAGAGGTCCTGAAGATCCAGGCGCCGCTGTCCAAGACGCTGGTCATGATGGCGGCGCTGCTCCCGGAAGTGTTCGAGCTGGCGCTGCCGACCGCGGTCCTGATCGCCGTCTACCGCGTGGCGCTGGCCATGCGCGAGGACCGCGAGTTCCTGATGCTGTCGAGCCTCGGCATTCCCCCGCACGGACTGATTCGGCTCGTGCTCGTGCTCGGGCTCGGCGCGCAGCTCGCCACCGTGTTCATCGGCGGCTTCATCGATCCCCTGTCGCGCTATGCCTTCCGGCTCGTCATGTTCACCGCCCAATATGACGCGCTCGCCGGCAATACGGTGAGCGCCAACCGGCTGTTCGAGACGCGGGTGGGCACGGTGGTGGTGACGCCGCGGGCCGGCGGCGAAGGCAGGCCGCGCCTGTTCGTGCGCCAGGAGGACGGGCCCGACCGCGAGCGCGTGGTGGTGGCCAACGGCGCCAGCTTGACCGGTCCGAGCGAAACCGGCCGGGTCTCGCTGCATCTCTATGACTTCTCGGTCGACGAATTCGCCTCGCCGCGCGCGGAGGTGCCGCGCACCGGCCGGCCGTCGACCGCGCCGATCTCCTCGCTGCGCGGCAGTTCCACCCAGCAGACGCTGGTCATCAACGACGTCGTGCCGTTCGATCCGCGCAGCCGCAACGTCGCGGAGCTGACGACCGGCGAGCTGCTGTTCTCGGCCGGCACCAATGACGGCCACCGGCTGGAGCTCGGCAAGCGTATCGGCCGCAGTCTGCTCTGCCTGCTCGCACCGCTGATCGCGATCCTCGCGCTATCTTTCACCACCCGCTTCAACCAAGCCTTCGTGCTGCCGCTCGCCTGCGCCGGACTGATGGCGACGGAGATCGTCGGCACGGTGGCGCTCGGCGGCCTTGCCGCGCCGGGCGGCCCGCTCGGCGGCAGCGTCCTCGCCATGCTCGCCTTCCTGGCCGTCATGGCTGCCCTGCTTGCCTATGCCATGACCCGTTTCGCTGCCTTGCGCTCCTCCGCGATCGCCCGACCGGGGCTCAGCCGCTCGTGA
- the ydcR_2 gene encoding putative HTH-type transcriptional regulator YdcR, with protein MANYLDIVDDVIAEIRTGRLRAGDRLPPQRDFAYRRGIAASTAARVYGELVRRGVAAGEVGRGTFVRLMPTLARPALAEPTPLTIDLDLNFPTVPEQDALLAASLGQLAQRAEARAQAFAPASARGSAALRGIAATFLARPGWTPDPDSLLFAGSGKQAIAATLSALVSTGDRLGVEALTYPFVKDIARQLGIRLVPLALDGEGLVPEAVVAQQRQAPLKALYLQPTLHNPLGVSMSRERRARLAAVLRDENLLAVEDGIYAFLDDRLPPLKALAPERVALVDSLSKRLSPGLTVGFVMPPADAREAIVRALHTGAWVAPAFAQAGGTPRPSGRRSPRGGFRASRWRAIRAPFTAG; from the coding sequence TTGGCCAATTACCTCGATATCGTCGACGATGTGATCGCCGAGATCCGCACCGGCCGGCTGCGGGCGGGCGACCGCCTGCCGCCGCAGCGCGACTTCGCCTATCGCCGCGGCATCGCGGCCTCGACCGCGGCGCGCGTCTATGGCGAACTGGTGCGCCGCGGCGTCGCCGCCGGCGAGGTCGGCCGCGGCACCTTCGTCCGGCTGATGCCGACACTGGCGCGCCCGGCGCTCGCCGAGCCGACACCCCTCACGATCGATCTCGATCTGAATTTCCCCACCGTGCCCGAACAGGACGCGCTGCTGGCAGCAAGCCTCGGCCAGCTCGCACAACGTGCCGAGGCGCGCGCTCAAGCCTTCGCGCCGGCGAGCGCTCGCGGTAGTGCGGCGCTGCGCGGCATCGCCGCGACCTTCCTCGCCCGGCCCGGCTGGACGCCGGATCCCGACAGCCTGCTGTTTGCCGGCAGCGGCAAGCAGGCGATCGCCGCAACGCTCTCCGCCCTTGTTTCGACCGGCGACCGGCTCGGCGTCGAGGCGCTGACCTATCCCTTCGTCAAGGACATCGCCCGGCAGCTCGGCATTCGCCTCGTGCCCCTGGCGCTGGACGGGGAGGGGCTCGTGCCCGAGGCGGTCGTCGCCCAGCAGCGGCAGGCGCCGCTGAAGGCGCTCTACCTGCAGCCGACCCTGCACAACCCGCTGGGCGTCTCGATGTCGCGGGAGCGCCGGGCGCGGCTCGCCGCCGTTCTCCGCGACGAAAACCTCCTTGCCGTCGAGGACGGCATCTATGCCTTTCTCGACGACCGGCTGCCGCCGCTCAAGGCCCTCGCGCCGGAGCGGGTGGCGCTGGTCGACAGCCTGTCGAAACGCCTTTCGCCCGGCCTGACGGTGGGCTTCGTGATGCCGCCGGCCGACGCGCGCGAGGCGATCGTCCGCGCGCTCCATACCGGCGCCTGGGTTGCGCCCGCCTTCGCGCAGGCCGGCGGCACGCCGCGGCCGAGCGGCAGGCGCTCGCCGCGCGGCGGCTTTCGGGCTTCGCGCTGGCGGGCGATCCGCGCGCCTTTCACGGCTGGCTGA
- the phaJ_1 gene encoding (R)-specific enoyl-CoA hydratase gives MTLGSFTTGDQFAPRSFGPIDLAWVRRYAAASGDDNPIHVDADAARAIGLARPIVQGMLLMGLTDTALAGWLPGAQCDKLSTRFALPVAVGETVSVAARVVRADIAEDRPRLTLRIFLRDGADKVLALAEAIVSEPA, from the coding sequence ATGACGCTCGGCAGCTTCACGACCGGCGACCAGTTCGCGCCACGGAGCTTCGGGCCGATCGACCTTGCCTGGGTGCGCCGTTACGCGGCGGCTTCGGGCGACGACAATCCGATTCATGTCGATGCCGACGCGGCCCGGGCCATCGGCTTGGCCAGACCGATCGTGCAGGGCATGCTGCTCATGGGCCTCACAGATACGGCGCTCGCCGGCTGGCTGCCCGGCGCGCAATGCGACAAGCTGTCGACCCGCTTCGCGCTGCCGGTCGCGGTCGGCGAGACCGTATCGGTCGCGGCCCGCGTCGTTCGCGCCGACATCGCCGAGGACCGTCCGCGCCTGACGCTGCGCATCTTCCTGCGTGACGGCGCCGACAAGGTCTTGGCTCTCGCCGAGGCGATCGTTTCCGAGCCTGCCTGA
- the fabF_2 gene encoding 3-oxoacyl-[acyl-carrier-protein] synthase 2: MPGRPVVITGIGAISVAGLGAEALWLAASQGISGARPVKLTRDVNNSVKVAAQIPELNLPEIFPDKKTGFYDRCTAFALMAADEAVRDAGLADAMPFGNRSSVIVGTGVAGIGSIEDGTLTLAAGKRPDPLTVPRAMTSAAASQVGMAYGCTGTTFVISSACASSSQALGMALMMVRAGLTDRVIVAGTEAIVTPGGFKAWEAMRVLSPDLCRPFSKGRNGLLLGEAGAALIVEAEEVALARGARIRARLLGYGTTSDAKDILRPDLDGAADAMAAALDDAGVAPGAIDYVNAHGTGTVLNDTTESEAIRRVFGNHAADLPVSSTKPVHGHTLGAAGAVEVVITVRALEEGRIPPTINFAAADPHCAIDCVPNVGRDKPIALALSNSFAFGGINAALVIGRAA; the protein is encoded by the coding sequence GTGCCCGGCAGACCAGTCGTCATCACGGGCATCGGCGCCATCTCGGTCGCCGGCCTCGGCGCCGAGGCTCTCTGGCTCGCCGCCTCGCAGGGCATTTCGGGCGCCCGCCCGGTCAAGCTTACCCGCGACGTCAACAATTCCGTCAAGGTCGCGGCACAGATTCCCGAGCTCAACCTTCCCGAAATCTTTCCCGACAAGAAGACCGGCTTCTACGACCGCTGCACGGCCTTCGCCCTGATGGCCGCGGATGAGGCGGTGCGCGATGCCGGGCTCGCCGACGCCATGCCCTTCGGCAACCGCAGCTCGGTGATCGTCGGCACCGGCGTCGCCGGCATCGGATCCATCGAGGACGGCACGCTGACGCTTGCCGCCGGCAAGCGCCCGGATCCGCTCACCGTGCCGCGCGCCATGACCAGCGCCGCCGCCTCGCAGGTCGGCATGGCCTATGGCTGCACCGGCACCACCTTCGTCATTTCCAGCGCCTGCGCCTCCTCGTCCCAGGCTCTCGGCATGGCACTCATGATGGTGCGGGCCGGGCTGACCGACAGGGTCATCGTGGCCGGCACTGAGGCCATCGTCACGCCGGGCGGGTTCAAGGCCTGGGAGGCCATGCGTGTCCTGTCGCCCGATCTCTGCCGGCCCTTCTCCAAGGGGCGCAACGGCCTGCTGCTCGGCGAGGCGGGCGCCGCCCTGATCGTCGAGGCGGAGGAGGTGGCCTTGGCGCGTGGTGCGCGCATCCGCGCGCGGCTGCTCGGCTACGGCACGACGAGCGATGCCAAGGACATTCTGCGGCCGGATCTCGACGGCGCCGCCGATGCGATGGCCGCCGCGCTCGACGACGCGGGCGTCGCGCCCGGCGCCATCGACTATGTCAATGCCCACGGCACCGGCACGGTGCTGAACGACACCACCGAGAGCGAGGCTATCCGCCGGGTCTTCGGCAATCACGCCGCCGACCTGCCGGTCAGCTCGACCAAGCCCGTGCACGGCCATACGCTCGGCGCGGCCGGCGCGGTCGAGGTGGTGATCACGGTGCGCGCGCTCGAGGAGGGCCGGATCCCGCCGACGATCAATTTCGCGGCGGCCGACCCGCATTGCGCTATCGACTGCGTGCCGAATGTCGGCCGCGACAAGCCGATCGCCCTCGCCCTGAGCAATTCCTTCGCCTTCGGCGGCATCAATGCCGCGCTGGTGATCGGACGCGCGGCGTGA
- a CDS encoding Fatty acid desaturase → MTVMNPPSVETRSAAKSESAQLLKAAHRLTADLMQPRPPVYWADLLASTVIGYGSVAAALAAGLPVPVRVLAGIVAVLALYRAILFIHELTHVRLSTLPGFWTGWNLLVGIPLLVPSFFYEGVHTLHHAKTHYGTIRDPEYLPLAHDRPLSLVAFTVASLTFPLLLIARSLFLVPLAAIIPPLRRLMVERLSALVINPAFRRPELTPTLARRWLVLDAATSLYAWTVAAFVLTGAISWSSALIVLAIAAGIALINQFRTLFAHHWENEGEEMDAVEQLMDTVNVPPPAMLPMLWAPVGLRYHGLHHFLPGLPYHSLGEAHRRLVSALPADNAYHQTNSTGAGAVLARLLAHQARVAEEKRARKGG, encoded by the coding sequence TTGACCGTCATGAACCCGCCGTCCGTCGAAACCAGGTCCGCCGCGAAAAGCGAAAGCGCGCAGCTGCTGAAGGCCGCGCACCGGCTGACCGCCGATCTCATGCAGCCGCGCCCGCCCGTCTACTGGGCCGATCTCCTGGCCAGCACCGTCATCGGCTACGGCAGCGTCGCTGCCGCCCTTGCCGCCGGCCTGCCGGTGCCGGTGCGTGTCCTCGCCGGCATCGTCGCCGTGCTGGCGCTCTACCGGGCGATCCTGTTCATTCACGAGCTGACCCATGTCCGGCTGTCGACCCTGCCAGGCTTCTGGACCGGCTGGAACCTGCTGGTCGGCATTCCCCTGCTGGTGCCCTCGTTCTTCTACGAAGGCGTGCACACCCTGCACCATGCCAAGACCCATTACGGCACGATCCGCGATCCCGAATATCTGCCGCTTGCCCATGACCGGCCGCTCAGCCTCGTCGCCTTCACCGTCGCCTCGCTCACCTTCCCGCTCCTGCTGATCGCGCGTTCGCTGTTTCTGGTGCCGCTCGCAGCGATCATCCCGCCGCTCCGCCGCCTGATGGTCGAGCGCCTGTCCGCGCTCGTCATCAATCCGGCCTTCCGGCGGCCGGAACTGACCCCGACGCTGGCTCGCCGCTGGCTGGTGCTGGATGCGGCGACCAGCCTCTATGCCTGGACGGTGGCGGCATTCGTTCTGACCGGGGCGATCTCCTGGAGCTCCGCGCTGATCGTGCTCGCCATTGCCGCCGGCATTGCGCTGATCAACCAGTTCCGCACGCTGTTCGCCCACCACTGGGAGAACGAAGGCGAAGAAATGGACGCGGTCGAGCAGCTCATGGACACGGTCAACGTGCCGCCGCCCGCCATGCTGCCCATGCTCTGGGCGCCGGTCGGCCTGCGCTATCACGGGCTGCATCATTTCCTGCCCGGCCTGCCCTATCACAGCCTGGGCGAAGCTCATCGGCGCCTGGTCTCGGCCCTGCCCGCCGACAACGCCTATCACCAGACCAACAGCACCGGCGCCGGCGCGGTGCTCGCCCGCCTGCTCGCCCATCAGGCGCGGGTGGCCGAGGAGAAACGGGCACGAAAGGGCGGATAG
- the fitB_2 gene encoding Toxin FitB produces MIVIDTNVISELMRAAPASAVLEWFAAHRSTDLYLSAVSEAELRTGAAILPAGKRRDRLIASIDAMINEDFAGRVLPFDSTAARAYATIAAGRRATGRPIAEADCQIAAIALAFEATVATRNVADFEGCGIAIVDPWQGSGPQR; encoded by the coding sequence GTGATCGTGATCGACACCAACGTGATCTCCGAGCTGATGCGGGCCGCGCCTGCATCGGCGGTCCTGGAATGGTTCGCTGCCCACCGATCGACCGATCTCTACCTCAGCGCCGTGAGCGAAGCGGAACTGCGCACCGGCGCGGCCATCCTTCCGGCGGGCAAGCGCCGTGACAGGCTCATCGCCAGCATCGACGCCATGATCAATGAAGATTTTGCCGGACGCGTGCTGCCGTTCGACAGTACCGCCGCAAGGGCCTATGCGACGATCGCCGCAGGCCGGCGTGCCACCGGCAGGCCGATCGCCGAGGCTGATTGTCAGATCGCGGCCATAGCGCTCGCCTTCGAGGCGACCGTGGCGACGCGCAACGTCGCCGACTTCGAGGGCTGCGGCATCGCGATCGTCGATCCCTGGCAGGGCTCCGGTCCGCAGCGCTGA
- a CDS encoding putative permease YjgP/YjgQ family protein — translation MTGAFARLTSKPTGRRFGLVPLGTFTRTIALAHARHLATVITALLIVALTLDVAPRADRILASAPDQGLIGLARHLAAYIALRLADLTGTLLPLGSFLGLFWSEVTLTQTRERVVIWNGGRSPLQALVPLALVGVVCGLVQVASIGLFRPLAVAYQIEHGIGEYGRRFDRGLKAEPRWITLDNQMVRARLDYRQSRLVEPEVFEVSPDGRLVARIAARGAVAAGNGIWTFSDGSRWTAPRPGGPAPAGADDARWFDTEAVALPLDPLWLAHYGIDARYLPQATLAALASRGDSIPDAASYSTWWHVRIAQILLPFGMMVLASALAMTLVPHRLAFGALMTIGLTGYFLHVATNIFVWIGEYGRFPAIFAAWGMPLAMIAAAFALLVRLERAGRSS, via the coding sequence GTGACCGGTGCCTTCGCCCGCCTGACCTCCAAGCCGACCGGCCGGCGCTTCGGCCTGGTGCCGCTCGGTACCTTCACGCGGACCATCGCGCTCGCCCATGCCCGGCACCTCGCCACCGTCATTACCGCCCTCCTGATCGTCGCGCTGACGCTGGATGTCGCGCCGCGCGCCGACCGCATCCTTGCGAGCGCGCCGGATCAGGGGCTCATCGGCCTCGCCAGGCACCTCGCGGCCTATATCGCCCTGCGCCTGGCCGACCTGACCGGCACCCTGCTTCCGCTGGGCTCGTTCCTCGGCCTGTTCTGGTCCGAGGTCACCCTGACCCAGACGCGCGAACGCGTCGTGATCTGGAACGGCGGCCGCTCGCCCTTGCAGGCCCTGGTGCCGCTGGCGCTCGTCGGCGTGGTCTGCGGGCTCGTGCAGGTGGCCTCGATCGGCCTGTTCCGGCCCCTCGCCGTCGCCTACCAGATCGAGCACGGCATCGGCGAATATGGCCGGCGTTTCGACCGCGGCCTCAAGGCCGAGCCGCGCTGGATCACGCTCGACAACCAGATGGTGCGGGCCAGGCTCGACTACCGGCAGAGCCGGCTGGTCGAGCCGGAGGTCTTCGAGGTCTCGCCCGACGGCCGGCTGGTGGCGCGTATCGCCGCCCGCGGCGCCGTCGCGGCGGGCAACGGGATCTGGACGTTCAGCGACGGCAGCCGCTGGACGGCGCCGCGGCCGGGCGGGCCGGCGCCGGCCGGCGCGGACGACGCCCGCTGGTTCGATACGGAAGCCGTGGCCCTGCCGCTCGACCCGCTCTGGCTCGCCCATTACGGCATCGATGCGCGCTATCTGCCCCAGGCGACGCTCGCCGCGCTGGCGAGCCGCGGCGACAGCATCCCCGACGCCGCGAGCTATTCGACCTGGTGGCACGTGCGCATCGCCCAAATTCTGCTGCCGTTCGGCATGATGGTGCTGGCCTCTGCCCTGGCGATGACGCTGGTGCCCCACCGCCTGGCTTTCGGCGCCCTCATGACCATCGGACTGACCGGCTATTTCCTGCATGTCGCCACCAATATTTTCGTCTGGATCGGGGAATATGGCCGCTTCCCCGCCATTTTTGCCGCCTGGGGCATGCCGCTTGCCATGATCGCCGCCGCCTTCGCCCTGCTCGTCCGGCTCGAACGGGCCGGCCGTTCGTCCTGA
- a CDS encoding Glycosyltransferase sugar-binding region containing DXD motif protein: protein MIPAILHQTWETLDPPARFRAFRDGIRRVNPGLDMRLYDEAGRRALIERHWPEALRTYDRLPFGVAKADLFRLIAVHAEGGFYADLDMECVRPIERFRHTMQAVFSIETEVTPQRQLELGYARPFQIANCMFGAPAGHPFIAELVSATLRRLAAAPLRRPDAIEDMTGPRALTRHFYWRRPGDVAILAQVHWLPPDLYAAIPALARHIHFRHHCAGSWKDGNGRPLPLIRRWIERNLLPNPYPRGLWHDFGWR from the coding sequence ATGATCCCGGCGATCCTCCACCAGACCTGGGAAACCCTCGACCCGCCGGCGCGTTTCAGGGCGTTCCGGGACGGCATCCGGCGCGTCAATCCGGGCCTCGACATGCGGCTCTACGACGAGGCCGGGCGCCGCGCGCTGATCGAGCGGCACTGGCCCGAGGCGCTCAGGACCTATGACCGGCTGCCCTTCGGCGTCGCCAAGGCCGACCTGTTCCGCCTGATCGCGGTCCATGCCGAAGGCGGCTTCTATGCCGATCTCGACATGGAATGCGTCCGGCCGATCGAGCGTTTCCGCCACACGATGCAGGCCGTGTTCTCGATCGAAACCGAGGTGACGCCGCAGCGCCAGCTGGAGCTCGGCTATGCCCGGCCGTTCCAGATCGCCAATTGCATGTTCGGCGCGCCGGCGGGCCATCCGTTCATCGCCGAGCTCGTGTCAGCGACGCTCCGGCGGCTGGCGGCGGCTCCGCTCAGGCGCCCCGACGCCATCGAGGACATGACAGGGCCGCGTGCCCTGACGCGCCACTTCTACTGGCGCAGGCCCGGCGACGTCGCCATTCTCGCCCAGGTGCACTGGCTGCCGCCCGATCTCTATGCGGCGATCCCGGCCCTCGCGCGGCACATCCATTTCCGCCACCACTGCGCCGGCAGCTGGAAGGATGGCAACGGCCGGCCGCTGCCGCTCATCCGGCGCTGGATCGAGCGCAACCTCCTGCCGAACCCCTATCCGCGCGGCCTCTGGCACGATTTCGGCTGGCGCTGA